The following are encoded together in the Pleurocapsa sp. FMAR1 genome:
- a CDS encoding DUF760 domain-containing protein yields the protein MIFNFDFLNSETQEQHYNTLMQYLRQQHPDVLAQIAQSASPEVKQIISQNVQGLVGVLPAGDFNVKVTTDKENLAHLLASAMMTGYFLCQMEKRMDLEEKLTDSSISNHSLTEEPPEL from the coding sequence ATGATATTTAACTTTGATTTTTTGAATTCTGAAACACAAGAACAGCACTATAATACTTTGATGCAGTATTTGCGTCAGCAACATCCTGATGTTTTGGCGCAGATTGCCCAATCTGCCAGCCCTGAAGTCAAACAAATTATCTCTCAAAATGTTCAGGGACTTGTAGGAGTGCTGCCCGCAGGAGACTTTAACGTTAAGGTAACTACGGACAAAGAAAACTTGGCTCACCTGCTTGCTTCGGCAATGATGACAGGCTATTTTCTGTGCCAGATGGAAAAACGGATGGATTTGGAAGAAAAACTAACTGATTCTTCTATTTCTAACCATTCTTTGACAGAAGAACCCCCAGAGCTTTAG